A genomic window from Caballeronia sp. SBC1 includes:
- a CDS encoding NADH-quinone oxidoreductase subunit NuoF, whose protein sequence is MTRIYVPCDSSALALGADRVALAVAAEAQKRGIEVEVVRNGSRGMLWLEPLVEVETGEGRIGYSNVDEDDVPALFDADLANGGAHEKRVGVVDTLPWLAKQQRLTFARIGITDPLSTDDYVKHGGLEGLRKALETDGDAACEALLESGLRGRGGAAFPAGIKWRTVRAALAPQKYIVCNADEGDSGTFSDRLVMESDPYMLIEGMIIAGIVTKATKGYIYVRSEYPHAIATLNRAIDKARDAGWLGTNVLGSDKAFELEVAKGAGSYVCGEETALLESLEGKRGVVRAKPPVPALVGLFGQPTVINNVITLATVPIIFAKGAAFYRDFGMGRSRGTLPFQIAGNVKQGGLVELAFGVTLRELIYEYGGGTASGRPARAAQVGGPLGTYLPESQWDIPMDYEAYAAVGAVVGHGGIVIHDDTSNLADLAQYAMHFCAVESCGKCTPCRIGSTRGVEVIAKIRAGDTSPKQVTLLRDLCDTMVSGSLCAMGGMTPYPVLSALDHFPEDFGLSKKPSQKAA, encoded by the coding sequence ATGACGCGCATCTACGTCCCTTGCGATTCGTCGGCACTGGCGCTCGGCGCTGACCGTGTCGCGCTCGCAGTTGCGGCTGAAGCTCAGAAACGCGGTATTGAAGTTGAAGTCGTGCGCAACGGTTCGCGCGGCATGCTGTGGCTGGAACCGCTGGTGGAAGTGGAGACGGGGGAAGGCCGCATCGGTTATTCGAATGTCGATGAAGACGATGTCCCCGCCCTCTTCGATGCCGATCTGGCAAATGGCGGCGCGCATGAAAAGCGCGTCGGCGTGGTGGATACGCTACCGTGGCTTGCCAAGCAGCAACGCCTGACGTTCGCGCGCATTGGCATCACGGACCCGCTTTCCACCGATGACTACGTGAAGCACGGTGGCCTCGAAGGTTTGCGTAAGGCGCTTGAAACCGATGGCGACGCCGCCTGCGAAGCGCTGCTCGAATCGGGCCTGCGCGGACGCGGCGGTGCAGCGTTCCCGGCCGGTATCAAATGGCGCACGGTGCGGGCTGCATTGGCGCCGCAAAAGTACATCGTCTGCAACGCCGACGAAGGAGATTCCGGCACGTTCTCGGACCGGCTGGTCATGGAAAGCGATCCGTACATGTTGATCGAAGGGATGATCATCGCGGGGATCGTGACCAAGGCGACGAAGGGTTATATCTATGTGCGCAGCGAATATCCGCACGCTATTGCGACGCTGAACCGCGCTATAGATAAAGCCCGCGATGCAGGCTGGCTTGGCACAAACGTGCTCGGCAGCGACAAGGCATTCGAACTGGAAGTGGCCAAGGGCGCCGGTTCGTATGTCTGCGGTGAAGAAACGGCGTTGCTGGAATCGCTGGAAGGCAAGCGCGGCGTAGTCCGCGCGAAGCCGCCGGTGCCTGCGCTCGTGGGTTTGTTCGGCCAGCCGACGGTCATCAACAACGTGATCACGCTGGCCACCGTACCCATCATCTTCGCCAAGGGCGCGGCGTTTTATCGCGACTTCGGCATGGGTCGTTCGCGCGGCACGCTGCCGTTCCAGATTGCAGGCAATGTGAAGCAAGGCGGCCTCGTGGAACTGGCTTTTGGCGTGACGTTGCGCGAACTAATCTATGAATATGGCGGCGGCACGGCAAGTGGCCGGCCGGCGCGCGCTGCGCAAGTCGGTGGTCCGCTCGGAACGTATCTGCCCGAAAGCCAATGGGATATTCCCATGGACTACGAAGCTTATGCGGCAGTTGGCGCGGTGGTCGGACACGGCGGCATCGTGATTCATGACGATACGTCGAATCTCGCCGACCTCGCCCAGTACGCCATGCACTTTTGCGCTGTCGAATCATGTGGCAAATGCACACCCTGCCGGATCGGGTCGACTCGTGGCGTTGAAGTCATCGCGAAGATCCGTGCCGGCGATACCTCGCCGAAACAAGTGACGCTGCTGCGCGATCTCTGCGACACCATGGTTTCCGGCTCACTCTGCGCAATGGGCGGCATGACGCCGTATCCGGTGCTGTCGGCACTCGACCATTTCCCCGAAGACTTCGGTCTTTCCAAAAAGCCGTCGCAGAAAGCGGCTTAA
- the fdhF gene encoding formate dehydrogenase subunit alpha, with protein sequence MSNSSCGSGNCACKTKLRDPFDDTDYGTPLRHADIDVTLDIDGTSVTVPAGTSVMRAAIEAGVNVPKLCATDSLEPFGSCRLCLVEIEGKRGYPASCTTPVEAGMKVRTQTNKLQSLRKNVMELYISDHPLDCLTCPANGDCELQDMAGVVGLREVRYGYEGANHLKDKKDESNPYFTYDASKCIVCNRCVRACEETQGTFALTIAGRGFESRVAASENQPFMESECVSCGACVAACPTATLQEKTVIMLGQPEHSVVTTCAYCGVGCSLKAEMKGSEVVRMVPNKNGQANDGHACVKGRFAWGYARHKDRITKPMIRAKITDPWREVSWEEALSYAASEFRRIQDKHGVDSIGGITSSRCTNEETYLVQKLVRAAFGNNNVDTCARVCHSPTGYGLKATLGESAGTQTFASVEKADVIVVIGANPTDGHPVFASRLKRRVREGAQLIVVDPRRIDIVNTPHVKASHHLALRPGTNVAMINALAHTIVTEGLVKEDFVAERCEARAFQQWRDFIALEENSPEAMEAITGVPAQSVREAARIYANAGNGAIYYGLGVTEHAQGSTMVMGIANLAMATGNVGREGVGVNPLRGQNNVQGSCDMGSFPHELPGYRHIGDAAVRSLFEEAWNVKLQSEPGLRIPNMFDAAVHGSFLGLYCQGEDIVQSDPNTQHVAKALSSMECIVVQDIFLNETAKYAHVFLPGSSFLEKDGTFTNAERRISRVRKVMPPLPGLADWEVTIKLARALGYEMNYTHPSQIMDEIARLTPTFTGVSYKRLDELGSIQWPCNEQAPDGTPTMHIDEFVRGKGHFVITKFIATPEKVTRKFPLLLTTGRILSQYNVGAQTRRTENSRWHEEDRLEIHPHDAEDRGIKADDWVGIESRAGQTVLRAKITERMQPGVVYTTFHFPESGANVITTDSSDWATNCPEYKVTAVQVMPVEQPSQWQKDYSRFNTQQLEFLELRDSTVATEATVTSSGK encoded by the coding sequence ATGTCCAACTCATCCTGCGGTTCCGGCAATTGCGCGTGCAAGACGAAACTGCGCGACCCCTTCGACGATACCGACTACGGCACGCCGCTGCGCCATGCGGATATCGACGTGACGCTCGATATCGACGGTACCTCGGTGACGGTGCCGGCGGGAACGTCGGTGATGCGTGCGGCGATCGAAGCCGGCGTCAACGTTCCTAAACTCTGCGCGACGGATTCGCTTGAGCCGTTCGGTTCGTGCCGTCTGTGCCTGGTTGAAATTGAAGGCAAGCGCGGTTATCCGGCGTCGTGCACCACGCCCGTGGAAGCCGGGATGAAAGTGCGAACGCAGACGAACAAGCTGCAATCGCTGCGCAAGAACGTGATGGAGTTGTATATCTCCGATCACCCGCTCGACTGCCTCACCTGCCCCGCCAACGGCGACTGCGAGTTGCAGGACATGGCGGGCGTGGTCGGCTTGCGCGAAGTGCGCTACGGCTACGAAGGCGCGAATCACCTGAAGGACAAGAAGGACGAATCGAATCCGTATTTCACGTACGACGCGTCGAAGTGCATTGTCTGCAATCGTTGCGTACGCGCGTGCGAGGAAACGCAGGGGACGTTCGCGCTGACCATCGCGGGACGTGGTTTCGAATCGCGCGTAGCCGCGAGCGAAAACCAGCCGTTCATGGAATCGGAGTGCGTGTCGTGCGGCGCGTGCGTGGCGGCTTGTCCGACCGCGACGCTGCAGGAAAAGACCGTGATCATGCTCGGCCAGCCCGAGCATTCGGTCGTGACGACGTGCGCGTATTGCGGCGTCGGCTGCTCGTTAAAAGCCGAGATGAAAGGCAGCGAAGTCGTACGCATGGTGCCGAACAAGAACGGCCAGGCAAACGATGGTCACGCGTGCGTAAAAGGCCGCTTTGCATGGGGCTACGCCAGGCACAAGGACCGCATCACCAAGCCGATGATCCGCGCCAAGATTACTGATCCATGGCGAGAGGTGAGCTGGGAAGAAGCGCTCTCGTACGCTGCCAGCGAATTCCGTCGCATCCAGGACAAGCATGGCGTGGATTCGATTGGCGGGATTACATCGTCGAGATGCACGAACGAGGAAACCTACCTCGTGCAGAAACTCGTGCGCGCGGCGTTCGGCAATAACAATGTCGATACCTGTGCCCGTGTTTGTCACTCGCCGACCGGTTATGGCCTGAAGGCTACGCTCGGTGAATCGGCGGGAACGCAGACCTTCGCGTCCGTCGAAAAGGCCGATGTGATTGTTGTAATCGGCGCGAATCCGACCGATGGCCACCCCGTGTTTGCATCGCGGCTCAAGCGCCGGGTGCGTGAAGGCGCGCAGCTGATTGTGGTGGACCCGCGCCGTATCGATATCGTGAATACGCCGCACGTGAAGGCATCGCATCATCTGGCATTGCGGCCGGGCACGAACGTCGCCATGATCAACGCGCTCGCGCACACGATCGTGACCGAAGGACTGGTGAAGGAAGATTTCGTCGCCGAGCGCTGCGAGGCGCGTGCGTTCCAGCAATGGCGCGACTTCATCGCCCTCGAAGAGAACTCGCCCGAAGCAATGGAAGCCATCACCGGCGTGCCCGCGCAATCGGTACGTGAAGCCGCGCGCATCTATGCGAATGCCGGCAACGGTGCGATCTACTACGGCCTGGGCGTGACGGAACATGCGCAAGGCTCGACGATGGTCATGGGTATCGCGAATCTCGCGATGGCAACGGGCAACGTGGGCCGTGAAGGTGTGGGCGTGAATCCGCTGCGTGGCCAGAACAACGTGCAGGGTTCGTGCGACATGGGTTCGTTCCCGCACGAGCTGCCGGGTTATCGCCATATCGGCGACGCGGCAGTGCGCTCATTGTTCGAAGAAGCATGGAACGTGAAGCTGCAATCGGAGCCGGGCCTGCGGATTCCGAACATGTTCGATGCCGCGGTTCATGGCAGCTTCCTTGGCCTTTACTGCCAGGGCGAGGACATTGTTCAATCCGATCCGAATACGCAGCACGTGGCGAAGGCGTTGTCGTCGATGGAATGCATCGTTGTGCAGGACATCTTCCTGAACGAGACGGCCAAGTACGCGCATGTGTTCCTGCCGGGTTCGTCATTCCTCGAAAAGGATGGCACGTTCACGAATGCAGAGCGCCGGATCTCGCGTGTTCGCAAGGTCATGCCGCCACTGCCAGGTCTGGCCGACTGGGAAGTGACGATCAAGCTCGCCCGCGCGCTCGGTTATGAAATGAACTACACGCATCCGTCGCAGATCATGGACGAGATCGCAAGGCTCACACCCACGTTCACCGGCGTGTCGTACAAGCGTCTCGATGAACTCGGCAGCATTCAGTGGCCGTGCAACGAGCAAGCGCCGGACGGCACGCCGACGATGCACATCGACGAATTCGTGCGCGGCAAGGGCCACTTCGTAATTACGAAGTTCATCGCGACGCCGGAGAAGGTGACGCGCAAGTTCCCGCTGCTGCTCACCACGGGCCGCATCCTGTCGCAGTACAACGTGGGCGCCCAGACGCGGCGCACGGAGAATTCGCGCTGGCATGAAGAGGATCGGCTGGAGATTCATCCGCATGACGCCGAAGACCGCGGCATCAAGGCGGACGATTGGGTCGGGATCGAATCGCGTGCCGGGCAGACTGTGCTGCGCGCGAAGATCACCGAGCGGATGCAGCCGGGCGTGGTGTACACGACGTTCCACTTCCCGGAGTCCGGCGCAAACGTGATCACGACCGACTCCTCCGATTGGGCCACGAATTGTCCCGAGTACAAAGTGACGGCGGTGCAGGTCATGCCAGTGGAACAGCCGTCGCAATGGCAAAAGGATTATTCGCGCTTCAATACGCAGCAGTTGGAGTTTCTTGAGTTGCGTGATTCAACGGTGGCGACAGAAGCGACGGTGACGTCGTCGGGGAAATAA
- a CDS encoding formate dehydrogenase subunit delta: MDVNSLVEMANQIGEFFDSMPDHAEAVDGVANHIHKFWAPRMRIALLNGLDDPGIASALEPIVLEALTKHRAALTPAGAVVA, from the coding sequence ATGGATGTGAACAGCCTGGTCGAGATGGCGAACCAGATCGGTGAATTCTTCGATTCAATGCCGGATCATGCGGAAGCGGTGGATGGCGTAGCCAATCACATTCACAAGTTCTGGGCGCCGCGGATGAGGATCGCGCTGCTCAACGGACTGGATGATCCGGGCATTGCATCGGCGCTTGAACCTATTGTGCTGGAAGCGCTGACGAAACATCGGGCGGCGTTGACGCCGGCGGGGGCGGTGGTCGCTTAA
- a CDS encoding FAD-dependent monooxygenase — protein sequence MLAQKPNRHKVLDVPPVLIAGAGPTGLAAAMSLSRAGIPVRLIDKAREPSPWSRAIGIQARTLELFEQHRLVEPFLELGHRARVANLYSNGQRLARLDFDPLQTRYPYLLFLDQSVTERLMTEHLASFGVRVERGVELMRFREGSAGLEAALRHSNGAEESIRPSYLIGADGAHSTVRHGLDIEFAGKTFEQTFLLADLQADTEWPDDEFHIFASGEGIATLFPMGGGRTRLIADKRVTSGVVSGMAAGMATGKAADSLDKNTAPTLDECRAIIEARIHHRVTATNLQWSSYFHLNNRMADRLRSGRIFLAGDAAHVHSPAGAQGMNTGIQEAFNLGWKIARMLAGVAPDRLLDTYHDERHPIEREVLRQSSFMTQMAAAEHGPMKLIRDHVMPALSAIGPLRDAARRTVSELSIQYRRSPLTLDRSLDGGPRAGERAPDAWVHVLDGPLGRAPGVGCLFDLHDPACFSLFLLVNPSSDNDIAMAPATLTVAHAIRDKDLDELAVLVEEVLPNAVRVWRITDNQSDSANSLTDAYGRTRPCFYLVRPDGYIAARGRAPSDTQALLRHCETWFGSTQPRGEG from the coding sequence ATGCTCGCGCAGAAGCCGAATCGACACAAAGTCCTCGACGTGCCGCCGGTTCTGATCGCCGGTGCCGGTCCGACGGGCCTCGCCGCGGCCATGAGCTTGTCGCGCGCCGGTATTCCGGTGCGTCTCATCGACAAAGCCCGCGAGCCGTCGCCGTGGTCACGCGCCATCGGCATCCAGGCACGTACGCTGGAACTCTTCGAGCAGCATCGGCTGGTTGAGCCGTTTCTCGAACTCGGTCATCGGGCGCGGGTTGCGAATCTCTATTCGAATGGCCAGCGCCTCGCGCGGCTCGACTTCGATCCCTTGCAAACGCGGTATCCGTATCTGCTGTTCCTCGATCAATCCGTCACCGAACGCCTGATGACGGAGCATCTTGCGTCGTTCGGCGTGCGCGTTGAACGCGGCGTGGAATTGATGCGTTTCCGGGAAGGATCGGCGGGGCTGGAGGCGGCTTTGCGGCATTCGAACGGCGCTGAGGAATCGATTCGCCCGTCCTACCTGATTGGAGCGGACGGCGCGCATAGCACGGTGCGCCACGGGTTGGACATCGAGTTCGCGGGCAAGACGTTCGAGCAAACCTTCCTGCTTGCCGACCTGCAAGCCGATACCGAATGGCCCGACGACGAATTCCATATCTTCGCGTCCGGCGAGGGAATCGCGACCCTGTTTCCGATGGGCGGTGGCCGCACGCGCCTGATCGCGGACAAGCGCGTGACATCCGGGGTGGTATCCGGCATGGCAGCCGGCATGGCCACCGGTAAAGCGGCGGACAGTCTGGATAAAAACACCGCGCCGACGCTTGACGAATGCCGGGCGATTATCGAAGCGCGTATTCATCATCGTGTGACGGCGACTAATCTTCAGTGGTCGTCATATTTTCATCTGAATAACCGCATGGCTGACCGGCTGCGTTCGGGCCGCATTTTTCTCGCCGGCGATGCCGCGCATGTCCATAGTCCGGCCGGCGCGCAGGGCATGAACACGGGCATTCAGGAGGCGTTTAATCTTGGCTGGAAGATTGCGCGGATGCTGGCCGGGGTCGCGCCGGACCGTTTGCTCGATACCTACCACGACGAGCGTCATCCGATCGAACGAGAAGTGCTGCGGCAGTCCAGTTTCATGACGCAAATGGCCGCTGCTGAGCATGGGCCGATGAAGCTGATTCGCGATCACGTGATGCCCGCGTTATCGGCGATCGGCCCGCTGCGCGATGCCGCGCGGCGCACGGTCAGCGAGTTGTCGATTCAATACCGGCGCAGTCCGCTCACGCTGGATCGCTCGCTCGATGGTGGTCCGCGAGCGGGTGAACGCGCGCCGGACGCGTGGGTGCATGTATTGGACGGTCCGCTCGGGCGGGCGCCGGGCGTGGGCTGTCTGTTCGATCTCCACGATCCCGCGTGTTTCTCGTTGTTCTTGCTGGTGAACCCGTCGTCGGACAATGACATTGCGATGGCGCCTGCGACACTCACCGTCGCGCACGCTATCCGCGACAAGGATCTGGACGAGCTGGCGGTATTGGTGGAAGAGGTGTTGCCGAATGCGGTGCGCGTGTGGCGTATCACCGATAACCAAAGCGATAGCGCGAACTCTCTGACCGACGCCTACGGTCGCACGCGGCCGTGCTTTTATCTCGTGCGCCCGGATGGATATATTGCGGCCAGAGGGCGAGCGCCCTCGGATACACAGGCGTTGCTGCGTCATTGCGAAACATGGTTCGGTTCGACGCAGCCGCGAGGGGAGGGGTGA
- a CDS encoding cation diffusion facilitator family transporter — MEPESKHQHEHGDAHGHDHDHEHGHDHGHKHEPGHAHNHGAGGHHHHHAPQAGQGRTFAIAVGLNMLIVVVQAVYGFLAHSTALLADAGHNLSDVLGLLLAWGAVWLGTRKPSERYTFGLGSSSILASLANAALLLFACGAIVLEAVQRLLNPAPVAGLDVFIVATLGMVVNGFSAWLFMRGSKEDLNVRGAFLHMAADAGISAAVAISGLVILFTGASWIDPVMSIIVVGVIVVGTWGLGRDAMRLAMGAVPPGVDKPGIERYLAGVPGVTDVHDLHVWALSTTENAMTAHLVMPDGHPGDVFVDGIVAALRRDHAMNHATLQVERGTTEHHCALHERSPAQPQAHAH; from the coding sequence ATGGAACCTGAATCGAAACATCAGCACGAGCACGGCGATGCTCATGGACATGACCACGACCATGAGCACGGCCACGATCACGGCCACAAGCATGAGCCGGGTCACGCGCATAACCACGGTGCCGGTGGCCACCATCACCATCACGCGCCGCAAGCGGGGCAGGGCCGCACATTTGCGATCGCAGTCGGGCTGAACATGCTGATCGTGGTGGTGCAAGCGGTGTACGGTTTTCTCGCCCATTCCACCGCGCTGCTTGCCGACGCGGGCCACAATCTCTCCGATGTCCTCGGCCTGCTGCTCGCCTGGGGCGCCGTTTGGCTCGGCACGCGCAAACCGTCCGAGCGCTACACGTTCGGGCTGGGCAGTTCGTCGATACTTGCTTCGCTCGCCAACGCCGCGCTGCTGCTCTTCGCGTGCGGCGCGATCGTGCTTGAAGCCGTTCAGCGCCTGCTCAATCCAGCGCCGGTCGCGGGCCTCGACGTGTTTATTGTTGCAACGCTTGGCATGGTCGTGAACGGTTTCTCAGCATGGCTCTTCATGCGCGGCAGCAAGGAGGACCTGAACGTGCGGGGTGCTTTCCTGCATATGGCTGCCGACGCCGGGATCTCCGCGGCGGTTGCCATCAGCGGCCTCGTGATCCTGTTCACCGGCGCGAGCTGGATCGATCCGGTGATGAGCATTATCGTGGTCGGGGTCATTGTGGTCGGCACGTGGGGCCTTGGCCGCGACGCCATGCGCCTTGCCATGGGCGCCGTCCCGCCGGGCGTGGACAAGCCGGGTATTGAACGGTATCTGGCGGGTGTGCCGGGCGTCACCGACGTCCACGATCTCCACGTCTGGGCGCTGTCCACCACGGAAAACGCAATGACCGCGCACCTCGTGATGCCGGACGGGCATCCCGGCGATGTATTCGTGGACGGCATTGTGGCGGCCTTGCGCCGTGACCACGCAATGAACCACGCCACGCTGCAGGTAGAAAGGGGCACGACGGAACATCACTGCGCGCTGCACGAACGTTCGCCGGCGCAGCCTCAGGCTCACGCACACTGA
- a CDS encoding helix-turn-helix transcriptional regulator, producing the protein MSSPFVATDERVVPLADLFRLLGDPTRLRIVLTCVERRCAVGAIAESLGLSASLVSHHLRLLRAARIVRAEREGKQVFYLAADNHISGMLAELLEHVAEPQADFRPDNE; encoded by the coding sequence TTGTCTTCTCCCTTTGTAGCAACCGATGAGCGTGTTGTTCCGCTCGCTGACCTGTTTCGCCTGTTGGGCGATCCCACGCGCTTGCGAATCGTGCTGACGTGCGTCGAGCGGCGCTGCGCGGTGGGAGCAATCGCGGAATCGCTGGGATTGTCGGCTTCGCTCGTCAGCCATCACCTGCGTTTGCTGCGGGCGGCGCGGATCGTACGCGCCGAGCGTGAAGGCAAGCAGGTTTTCTATCTCGCCGCCGATAACCACATCAGTGGCATGTTGGCCGAATTGCTCGAGCACGTTGCCGAGCCGCAGGCCGACTTCCGACCGGATAACGAATAA
- a CDS encoding tetratricopeptide repeat protein — protein MDTVFARGFAAHRDGRLTEAERDYQAALAAEPSHVDALHLLGVLRHQQGQHAEAAELVRRAVDLRPADAGLQLNLGNALKALGRIDDAIERFRNALHLQPGFSLAQYNLGNAYAAAGRHEDAADAFEKALRLQPLDAATWNNFGNALLGMRRYEEGAKAFRRALQIRPGHAGAHNNLGMALNSLGDTHGAIEQFRAAIAAEPNYVAAHFNLGNLLDAAGHPHEAVPVLQKVLRMQPQFAPAHFGLGHALSAIGSYEAALPQFERAVGLDPKYGVAWLGLGNAHLALGAHKPALRAFDQALRLDPGLVAANLNRALTLLALGDYTRGLVAYEWRLRTPGSITLPSTPRWNGEPLPRQTLQIRAEQGFGDTLQFVRFVPFAAKLVGQIVLEVQPELVALLEPAAHAAGVSLKSTADGLANATTLADADAFLPLLSLPLALGVSNPDTVPARTPYLVVPAAYRKKWRGSLGGQSKRKLGIAWSGRIQAGETRSAPLGMLEPLFRLEGIDWIVLQPTLTDEERSWLDTHPRARFIQRLEGKLEDFADTAAIVDRLDGVVSVDTAVAHLTGALGKPLWLMLPFAADWRWGIDTASTPWYPKARLFRQPKPGAWDDVVGRVASEISAS, from the coding sequence ATGGATACAGTTTTTGCGCGTGGCTTCGCGGCGCATCGCGATGGCCGCCTCACCGAAGCGGAACGCGACTATCAGGCCGCGCTTGCCGCAGAACCCTCCCACGTCGACGCACTTCATCTGCTCGGCGTGCTGCGCCATCAACAGGGCCAGCACGCGGAAGCAGCCGAACTGGTGCGTCGCGCGGTGGACCTGCGTCCCGCCGACGCCGGTCTGCAGCTCAATCTTGGCAACGCGCTGAAGGCGCTGGGCCGGATTGACGACGCTATCGAGCGGTTTCGCAACGCGCTGCACCTGCAACCCGGTTTTTCGCTTGCGCAGTACAACCTCGGCAATGCGTACGCGGCGGCGGGCCGTCACGAAGACGCCGCCGATGCCTTCGAAAAAGCGCTGCGCCTGCAACCGCTGGACGCCGCGACCTGGAACAACTTCGGCAATGCGCTGCTCGGCATGCGTCGTTACGAAGAAGGCGCGAAGGCATTTCGCCGCGCGCTGCAGATCCGTCCCGGCCACGCGGGCGCGCACAACAATCTCGGCATGGCGCTCAATTCGCTTGGAGATACTCACGGTGCGATCGAGCAATTTCGCGCCGCCATTGCGGCCGAGCCGAACTATGTCGCGGCGCATTTCAACCTGGGCAATCTCCTCGATGCCGCCGGCCACCCACACGAAGCCGTGCCAGTGCTTCAGAAAGTACTGCGTATGCAGCCGCAATTCGCGCCGGCGCACTTCGGCCTGGGCCACGCGCTCTCGGCTATCGGCTCGTACGAGGCGGCGTTGCCGCAATTCGAGCGTGCGGTCGGACTCGATCCGAAGTACGGCGTTGCGTGGCTTGGCCTCGGCAACGCCCATCTGGCGCTCGGTGCGCACAAACCGGCATTGCGCGCATTCGATCAAGCGTTGCGGCTCGATCCCGGCCTCGTCGCCGCGAATCTGAACCGGGCGCTGACGTTGCTGGCATTGGGCGATTACACGCGCGGCCTGGTCGCCTACGAATGGCGTCTGCGCACGCCGGGCAGCATTACGCTGCCCTCGACGCCGAGGTGGAACGGCGAGCCGCTGCCGCGCCAGACGCTGCAGATTCGCGCGGAACAGGGTTTCGGCGATACCTTGCAGTTCGTCCGTTTCGTCCCCTTCGCGGCGAAGCTCGTCGGGCAGATCGTGCTTGAAGTGCAGCCGGAACTGGTCGCGTTGCTGGAGCCGGCGGCGCACGCGGCCGGCGTTTCGCTGAAAAGCACGGCCGATGGTTTGGCCAACGCCACCACGCTCGCCGATGCAGACGCTTTCTTGCCGTTGTTGAGCTTGCCCCTGGCGCTGGGTGTATCGAACCCCGACACGGTGCCCGCGCGCACGCCGTATCTCGTGGTGCCAGCGGCGTACAGGAAGAAGTGGCGTGGCTCGCTCGGCGGTCAGTCGAAACGCAAGCTGGGCATTGCATGGTCCGGGCGCATTCAGGCGGGCGAGACTCGCTCGGCGCCGCTTGGCATGCTCGAACCGTTGTTCAGGCTGGAAGGCATCGACTGGATCGTGTTGCAGCCTACGTTGACCGACGAAGAGCGCTCGTGGCTGGACACTCATCCGCGCGCCCGCTTCATCCAGCGACTGGAAGGCAAGCTCGAAGATTTCGCGGATACCGCCGCGATCGTGGATCGGCTGGACGGCGTGGTATCCGTCGATACCGCCGTCGCTCACCTGACCGGCGCGTTAGGAAAACCGCTATGGCTGATGCTGCCGTTCGCGGCCGACTGGCGCTGGGGTATCGATACCGCCTCGACCCCGTGGTACCCGAAAGCACGCTTGTTCCGGCAGCCGAAACCCGGCGCATGGGACGATGTGGTGGGACGGGTGGCGAGCGAGATAAGCGCTTCGTAG